One window from the genome of Diabrotica virgifera virgifera chromosome 6, PGI_DIABVI_V3a encodes:
- the LOC114342280 gene encoding transformer-2 protein homolog beta: MADYSPRHEDSPREYKSRSHSRDRKVYRNGDKGKRSRSRSHSEKRYRSSKYSRSRSRSADYGRRSSSHSPMSSRKRHTGTRDNPKQSRCLGVFGLSVYTTEDELYHLMSKYGPVERVQVVIDAKTGRSRGFSFVYFENVEDAKVAKEQCTGMKLNGKSIRVDFSITERAHTPTPGIYMGKPTYKYSDRYDRRRDRGDRDDYYRSSRYRRSPSPYYSSSSRRRRYSRSRSYSPRRY, translated from the coding sequence ATGGCCGATTATTCTCCCAGGCACGAGGATTCACCTAGGGAATACAAAAGCAGAAGTCACAGTCGCGACAGAAAAGTTTATAGAAACGGTGACAAAGGCAAAAGATCGAGAAGCCGTTCTCATTCTGAAAAGCGTTACAGATCTTCAAAGTACTCTCGCAGCAGATCTCGTTCAGCTGATTACGGACGTAGGTCATCTTCTCACAGCCCAATGTCGAGCAGGAAGCGTCATACCGGTACCAGGGACAACCCCAAACAGTCCAGGTGTTTGGGAGTCTTTGGATTGAGCGTTTACACCACTGAGGATGAATTATACCATTTGATGTCCAAATACGGTCCCGTAGAACGAGTTCAAGTTGTTATCGATGCTAAAACTGGACGTTCTAGAGGCTTTTCGTTTGTCTACTTCGAGAATGTTGAAGATGCAAAAGTAGCGAAGGAGCAATGCACTGGTATGAAACTTAATGGAAAGAGCATTCGTGTTGATTTTTCCATTACTGAAAGAGCACATACACCTACTCCTGGAATTTATATGGGAAAACCAACATACAAATATTCCGATCGCTACGATAGGCGTCGAGACAGAGGGGACAGAGATGATTACTACCGTAGTTCTCGCTACAGGCGTTCTCCATCGCCTTACTATAGTAGTAGTAGCCGAAGAAGACGTTACTCTAGATCTAGAAGTTATTCTCCTCGTCGCTATTAA
- the LOC126887016 gene encoding uncharacterized protein LOC126887016, giving the protein MPLTCIVVNCGSRSKRDKVSFFAIPKPLKFKHAIHLNELTVKRRKKWIRAIRRADLTESKLKYQKVCSKHFIQGQPAKLEDVNDPDWIPTQNMGYSRGPVKRKQDLERLERVKKRSSTKVSQEDNDTFIENENNTVSESNTTAMYEDSTGTETQTELTSDDIEQMAQQLKFANKKIDELTRRINKTILSFESLETDNPKCLYYTGLNFSVLKSVFDRIKPFIPSSSVTVLDPSQQYLLTLMKMRLNLDFKYLAYQFGISQSTCSTYFNTIISIMYQRFKNSIKWPDREIIKKNMPSCFREVFHDKTTIIIDCFEVFIQKPASYLTQQQTWSNYKHHNTVKFLIGITPQGCISYISKAWGGRTSDKQIVELSGFLDKIEPQDIVIADRGFLIKEFLDVLQAKLVIPAFTKGKKQLLPLELEETRNIAQVRIHVERVIGSIKNKFNIFSEPLPISMLTHVTDGINIVDKIIFIACVLINLCPPIVPI; this is encoded by the exons ATGCCACTAACATGTAttgtagtgaactgtggaagcaGGTCGAAAAGGGATAAAGTATCTTTTTTTGCTATTCCCAAACCACTGAAGTTTAAACATGCTATCCACTTGAATGAATTAACTGTTAAACGCAGAAAAAAATGGATAAGGGCCATACGAAGAGCAGACCTGACAGaatcaaaattaaaatatcaaaaagtgTGTTCCAAACATTTTATTCAAG gACAACCTGCAAAACTTGAAGATGTAAATGATCCTGATTGGATACCAACCCAAAATATGGGTTACTCTAGGGGACCTGTAAAACGAAAGCAGGACCTTGAAAGACTGGAAAGAGTAAAGAAAAGATCTTCCACAAAGGTTTCACAAGAGGACAATGATACATTTATTGAG aatgaaaacaatacagTAAGTGAAAGTAACACTACAGCAATGTATGAAGACAGTACTGGAACCGAAACTCAAACTGAGTTAACCTCAGATGATATTGAACAGATGGCTCAACAATTAAAATttgcaaataaaaaaattgacgagTTGACTCGCAGAATTAATAAGACCATTTTAAGTTTCGAGTCACTAGAAACGGACAATCCGAAATGTTTATATTATACCGGtttaaatttttctgttttgAAGTCAGTATTTGACAGAATTAAACCATTTATTCCATCATCCTCAGTAACTGTTTTAGATCCCTCTCAACAATATTTGTTGACATTGATGAAAATGAGACTTAATCTAGATTTTAAATATTTGGCCTACCAATTTGGCATTTCTCAATCAACATGTTCCACCTATTTTAATACCATCATCTCAATAATGTATCAAAGATTTAAAAATAGCATAAAATGGCCAGATcgggaaattattaaaaaaaacatgccTTCTTGCTTTAGAGAAGTCTTTCATGATAAGACCACAATTATCATTGATTGCTTTGAGGTGTTTATCCAAAAACCAGCTAGTTATTTAACCCAGCAGCAAACATGGTCAAACTATAAACATCATAACACAGTTAAATTCCTTATTGGAATTACTCCCCAAGGCTGTATTTCATATATCAGTAAAGCATGGGGAGGAAGAACATCAGATAAACAAATAGTAGAGCTCTCTGgttttttggataaaatagaaCCCCAAGATATTGTGATAGCAGATCgaggttttttaataaaagaatttttaGATGTGTTACAAGCAAAGCTAGTAATTCCAGCTTTTACCAAGGGGAAAAAACAATTGCTTCCACTAGAGCTggaagaaactagaaacattgcACAGGTTAGAATCCACGTAGAAAGAGTTATTGgctccattaaaaataaatttaatattttttcagagCCACTTCCGATTTCTATGTTAACCCATGTTACTGATGGTATAAATATAGTTGATAAGATAATTTTTATAGCATgtgttttgattaatttatgcCCTCCTATTGTtccaatttaa
- the LOC126887015 gene encoding uncharacterized protein LOC126887015, translating into MALKESSYLDQLRISSPEAADRYLDKIKQLNCDPYALSEVDFDYGLTYVPPIASMDILTYIVFTHSFYTHEQMRAYKSLAAYKYFKSGFVEKVGFKVINDLVLLIGKVQHSMRARETKLRVWIIAETGGSICTAHCTCMAGLGEVCSHVTAVLYAAEHAAYLKQQKNEKNVAYTDVKSTWPVPTQSGTHPIEAASLDWGKVIEEKNYKEIPPMDDSEMLDLLQELQNSNCDAVLMRHVEPFASQLSDENNEKVSIPVLFNVYHKKYEKMPLDDLIQLGMKCKMEVTQNIRREIEDKTQDQRKCAEWYRQRTGRVTASIFKDVCRTNVEKPSLSLIKSICYPRKISTRAIRWGINHEQLAIDAYKKETSRNHRDFIVNTIGLVVCMKWPQLGASPDGFVYCDCCAAGTLEVKCPFSLRENGNLQEYASRKDSCLECDKTGTVKMNKKHKYYYQVQAQIFICKLNYCDFVVWCPNFIFIERVLPDIKFWEEIKDKVLNFHAKVIMPELLGRYYTSRVPGGNITKWCFCNNVDDGQPMVQCSYENCNIFWFHIGCVNLLEKPKTRWTCSICNQKLFHDYAT; encoded by the exons ATGGCTTTAAAAGAAAGTTCGTATTTGGACCAACTAAGAATAAGCTCTCCTGAAGCCGCAGATAGATATTTGGACAAAATCAAACAACTTAACTGTGATCCATATGCTCTAAGTGAAGTCGATTTTGATTATGGACTTACCTATGTGCCACCAATAGCTTCCATGGACATTCTGACCTATATTGTTTTTACTCACAGCTTTTATACCCATGAACAAATGAGAGCTTATAAAAGTTTAGCAGCTTACAAATATTTCAAGTCTGGCTTTGTAGAAAAAGtgggttttaaagttattaatgaTCTGGTGCTTTTAATAGGCAAG gtgCAGCATTCAATGAGAGCTAGAGAAACCAAATTAAGAGTTTGGATTATCGCTGAAACAGGTGGTAGTATTTGTACTGCGCATTGTACTTGCATGGCAGGTCTTGGGGAAGTATGTAGCCATGTTACAGCAGTTTTGTACGCTGCAGAGCATGCAGCATATTTGAAGCAgcagaaaaatgaaaagaatgtAGCGTATACAGATGTCAAATCAACTTGGCCAGTTCCAACGCAAAGTGGTACACATCCAATAGAAGCTGCTTCACTAGACTGGGGGAAAGtgatagaagaaaaaaattataaggaAATTCCTCCAATGGATGATAGCGAAATGTTGGACTTGCTGCAAGAATTgcaaaattccaattgtgacgCTGTTTTGATGAGGCATGTAGAGCCATTTGCGTCACAACTGTcagatgaaaataatgaaaaagttagtaTACCAGTCCTTTTTAATGTGTaccataaaaaatatgaaaaaatgccTCTAGATGATCTCATTCAACTAGGTATGAAATGTAAAATGGAGGTAACCCAGAATATACGAAGAGAAATAGAAGATAAGACACAGGACCAAAGGAAATGTGCAGAGTGGTATAGACAAAGGACTGGTAGAGTAACAGCTTCAATTTTTAAAGATGTCTGTAGAACCAATGTGGAGAAACCATCCCTATCTTTGATCAAATCAATATGTTACCCTCGCAAAATTTCTACAAGGGCAATAAGATGGGGGATAAATCACGAACAGCTGGCAATTGATGCTTATAAAAAAGAAACTAGCAGGAATCATAGAGACTTTATAGTGAATACAATTGGCTTGGTAGTGTGCATGAAATGGCCTCAGTTAGGTGCCTCACCTGATGGATTTGTGTATTGTGACTGTTGTGCTGCGGGTACCTTAGAAGTAAAGTGTCCATTTTCTCTTCGAGAAAATGGAAATTTACAGGAGTATGCAAGTCGAAAGGACTCCTGTCTTGAATGTGATAAAACTGGTAcagtaaaaatgaataaaaaacataagTACTATTACCAGGTGCAAGcacaaatatttatttgtaaactTAATTATTGTGACTTTGTTGTCTGGTGTCCTAATTTTATATTTATCGAAAGAGTTTTACCAGACATAAAATTTTGGGAAGAAATTAAAGATAAAGTcctaaattttcatgcaaaagtAATTATGCCTGAACTTTTAGGACGTTATTACACTTCTAGAGTACCAGGTGGCAATATAACAAAGTGGTGTTTTTGCAATAATGTCGATGATGGCCAACCTATGGTTCAATGCTCATATGAGAATTGTAATATTTTCTGGTTCCATATTGGGTGTGTAAATTTATTAGAAAAACCCAAAACTAGGTGGACATGTTCAATATGCAACCAGAAACTATTTCATGATTATGCCACATAA